The following are encoded together in the Vigna unguiculata cultivar IT97K-499-35 chromosome 2, ASM411807v1, whole genome shotgun sequence genome:
- the LOC114173809 gene encoding uncharacterized protein At4g28440-like: protein MADSKSGLRKPVFTKVDQLRPGTSGHTLTVKVVNAKMVMQKGRSDGPQSRQMRIAECLVGDETGMIIFTARNDQVDLMKEGATVILRNAKIDMFKGSMRLAVDKWGRVEVTEPASFSVKEDNNLSLIEYELVNVVVE from the exons ATGGCAGATTCAAAATCAGGATTGAGGAAGCCCGTATTCACCAAGGTGGATCAGCTTCGCCCTGGGACAAGTGGGCACACTTTAACTGTGAAGGTGGTCAATGCTAAGATGGTGATGCAGAAAGGTCGTTCTGATGGTCCTCAGTCCCGCCAAATGAGAATTGCTGAATGTTTGGTTGGTGATGAGACTGGAATGATCATATTCACTGCCAGAAATGATCAAG TGGATTTGATGAAAGAGGGTGCTACTGTGATCCTGCGAAATGCCAAAATTGACATGTTCAAAGGATCAATGAGGCTTGCTGTGGACAAGTGGGGCCGAGTGGAAGTGACAGAACCTGCTAGTTTCAGTGTTAAGGAAGATAACAACTTGTCTCTGATCGAGTATGAACTTGTGAATGTTGTTGTAGAATGA